One part of the Malus sylvestris chromosome 2, drMalSylv7.2, whole genome shotgun sequence genome encodes these proteins:
- the LOC126588720 gene encoding uncharacterized protein LOC126588720: MEAKLLHLLSSTPASPTHLALSKPSPTKLNHIFSPATRPRPLRISTLVYNTTGSDGGGSTSIPDTDGNSVAAPDPTGVRFKKRSRRRTKQQQREEGNEGDGGRVMKAQASDAPKKWEDMSLGEKAWELYVGEKGALFWLNKFAYASIYIVIGAWILFRFVGPALNLYQLDAPPLSPTSILKGS, from the coding sequence ATGGAGGCCAAACTCCTCCACCTACTCAGCTCAACACCAGCTTCCCCAACCCACCTCGCCCTCTCAAAACCTTCTCCAACAAAACTGAACCATATCTTCTCACCCGCCACCCGTCCGCGGCCTCTCAGAATCAGCACACTAGTTTACAACACCACCGGCAGTGATGGTGGTGGCAGCACTAGCATTCCGGACACTGACGGCAACAGCGTGGCAGCACCGGACCCCACGGGAGTGCGGTTCAAAAAGAGGTCGAGAAGGCGGACGAAGCAGCAGCAGCGAGAGGAGGGCAATGAGGGGGACGGCGGACGGGTCATGAAGGCTCAAGCTAGTGACGCTCCAAAGAAGTGGGAAGATATGAGCTTGGGGGAGAAGGCATGGGAGCTTTACGTGGGGGAGAAGGGTGCTTTGTTTTGGTTAAACAAGTTTGCTTATGCTTCAATTTACATAGTGATTGGGGCTTGGATTCTGTTCAGGTTTGTTGGACCGGCTCTTAATCTTTACCAGTTGGATGCACCTCCTCTCTCTCCCACTTCCATCCTCAAGGGTTCCTGA